In Capsicum annuum cultivar UCD-10X-F1 chromosome 7, UCD10Xv1.1, whole genome shotgun sequence, one genomic interval encodes:
- the LOC107878902 gene encoding uncharacterized protein LOC107878902, with the protein MELIKPKYILVVTRKEQIEKQTEVFVAKAMAKSKDDVSFGTAQARLSEDDALRIRYKAGTPLEGGKIADSQPVDLFPSAHSIENQQGKIADSQPVELSSSAQNIAAAKQKEEKHQDPVVYEDENMDKNLPPAAATLMFDSNKADNLTTNPP; encoded by the coding sequence ATGGAACTAATTAAACCAAAGTACATTCTAGTGGTCACCAGAAAGGAGCAAATAGAGAAGCAGACAGAGGTTTTTGTTGCAAAAGCAATGGCCAAGAGCAAAGATGATGTAAGTTTTGGGACAGCTCAAGCAAGACTATCTGAAGATGATGCTCTTAGAATAAGGTACAAAGCAGGCACTCCTCTTGAAGGTGGAAAAATTGCTGACTCTCAACCTGTGGATCTTTTTCCCAGTGCTCATAGTATTGAGAATCAACAAGGCAAGATTGCTGATTCTCAACCCGTTGAACTCTCCTCAAGTGCACAAAATATTGCAGCagcaaaacaaaaagaagaaaaacatcaAGATCCCGTTGTTTATGAGGATGAGAATATGGATAAAAATCTGCCGCCGGCAGCTGCAACCCTCATGTTTGATAGCAACAAGGCTGACAATTTGACAACAAATCCTCCTTGA
- the LOC107878903 gene encoding pentatricopeptide repeat-containing protein At1g79080, chloroplastic — protein sequence MILDFMAVPLNSVSTATNPSPENARNSCVFLPKFLPFFYTKSISRNLASSHSSSAVKEQVPVASKGSSSSSTIFTLPNWRSGKNDPRNKEFRLYDAFLYLEYMVGKGLKPDKIHATQLLYDLCSCNKLRKAARVMEMMVSSGTIPDAASYTFLVNNLCKRGNVGHAMQLVDKMEEYGYPTNTVTYNSLIRGLCMRGNLNKSLQFVEKLMQKGLVPNAYTYSILLEASYKEKGVNEAMLLLENIIAKGGRPNLVSYNVLLTGLCKEGRTDEAKEFFRNLPSKGFNPNVVSYNILLRSLCFEGRWEEANELLAEMVGEECSPSIVTYNILISSLALHGQTDHAIKILDEMYFGEQFKPIAASYNPIIARLCQDRKVDAVISCLDQMLERHCSPNEGTYNAIAVLCEEGLAHEAFSILQALRIKQSYPIHDFCRTVISGLCRKGNTFAAFQLLYDMTAHGFTPDSYTYSSLIRGLCLEKMLVAAVDVFYIMEENGYRPDVDNLNALVLGLCKSRRTDLSLKIFEDVISKGYMPNEITYTILIEGIIHEEHKELASVVLKELHLKKVISRNTVERLVMQYELEEDMAAC from the coding sequence atgattcttgATTTCATGGCAGTCCCATTAAATTCAGTGTCCACAGCAACAAATCCATCACCAGAAAATGCCAGAAACTCTTGTGTTTTTTTACCAAAGTTCCTTCCTTTCTTCTATACTAAGTCCATTTCAAGAAATCTAGCTTCTTCCCATTCGAGTTCAGCTGTAAAAGAACAGGTACCAGTAGCTTCAAAGgggagtagtagtagtagtactatTTTCACTCTGCCCAATTGGAGGTCAGGGAAAAATGACCCAAGAAACAAAGAATTTAGACTTTATGATGCCTTTTTGTATTTGGAATACATGGTGGGAAAGGGACTGAAGCCTGATAAAATCCATGCAACTCAGCTTTTGTATGATCTTTGTAGTTGTAATAAACTTAGGAAAGCTGCTAGAGTTATGGAAATGATGGTGAGTTCTGGTACTATACCTGATGCTGCTTCTTACACTTTCTTGGTGAATAATCTGTGTAAGAGGGGAAATGTTGGTCATGCTATGCAATTAGTTGATAAAATGGAAGAATATGGATATCCTACTAATACTGTCACCTACAATTCTCTTATAAGGGGCCTTTGTATGAGGGGGAACTTGAATAAAAGCTTGCAATTCGTCGAAAAGTTGATGCAGAAAGGGTTGGTACCAAATGCATATACTTATTCCATATTGCTTGAGGCTAGTTATAAAGAAAAAGGGGTTAATGAAGCAATGTTgcttttagaaaatattattgCCAAAGGTGGAAGGCCTAATTTGGTTAGTTACAATGTTCTCTTAACGGGGTTGTGCAAAGAAGGGAGAACAGATGAAGCGAAAGAGTTCTTTAGAAACTTGCCTTCGAAAGGGTTTAATCCTAATGTTGTTAGCTATAATATCTTGTTGAGGAGCTTGTGTTTTGAAGGTCGCTGGGAGGAAGCGAATGAGTTGCTGGCGGAGATGGTTGGAGAAGAATGTTCACCATCGATAGTAACATACAATATATTGATTAGTTCACTTGCTCTTCATGGCCAAACGGATCATGCCATCAAGATTCTGGATGAAATGTACTTTGGAGAACAGTTCAAGCCAATCGCTGCTAGCTACAATCCTATAATTGCACGTTTATGCCAAGATAGGAAAGTTGATGCAGTAATTAGTTGTCTTGACCAAATGTTGGAACGACATTGTAGTCCTAATGAGGGGACATATAATGCCATTGCCGTGCTTTGTGAGGAAGGATTGGCTCACGAGGCCTTCTCAATTCTCCAAGCTTTGAGGATCAAACAGAGCTATCCCATTCATGATTTCTGCAGAACTGTGATTTCTGGTTTATGTAGGAAAGGAAACACATTTGCAGCGTTTCAGCTTCTGTATGACATGACAGCCCACGGATTTACTCCAGACTCATACACGTATTCATCATTGATCAGAGGATTGTGCTTGGAGAAGATGTTGGTGGCTGCCGTTGATGTATTCTACATCATGGAAGAAAATGGATATAGGCCTGACGTTGACAATTTAAATGCGCTTGTGCTTGGTCTATGCAAATCCAGAAGAACAGACTTGTCGCTAAAGATATTTGAGGACGTGATCAGCAAAGGTTATATGCCCAATGAGATAACATATACCATTCTAATTGAAGGGATCATCCATGAAGAACACAAGGAGCTTGCATCAGTAGTCTTAAAGGAACTGCATCTGAAAAAAGTAATAAGTAGAAATACTGTTGAAAGACTTGTTATGCAATATGAGCTTGAGGAGGATATGGCAGCATGCTGA
- the LOC107878901 gene encoding WD repeat-containing protein 75, producing the protein MITGGRSLISSSPAFSNDAKKLLVCTGNTISIFSTSTGLQIAELEGHKGLVTSVVVVPSTSPAGKILCYCWTASEDGTIKYWDFSVPELIRSIDVQFPIHSMVIPGLSLQPTESSEKASDLFAYVSIRVLKEQQGESNASWCQIRKCNLTKSTLVGGVTLAESQKNTLSITLSSTGRYMGICDKRKLRIWEIPAKDSDQAVLKKIRLHHTKAVSTLAFHPTDRIVAAGDVTGRILIWRGVGDHSFSSGNKQRGGLMKDIEEKPGVRGEDDADSCTTRHWHSAEVKVLFFSSDGAYLYSGGKEGVLVVWQLDTGKQKFLPRIGSPLLYFTISSDPSLSSISCADNRIYLLKMPSMEVLRSIQGIKLRSTVLDMSDGSSEGIVFDSAAGLVAVCSENYCIQFYSLFNDREVSEVLVCERSHQPADEVTVIVDLVALSPEGSIMITVETRFAEEGIGGLVSLKFWSCSSSNKDFSLSTVVYEPHRDSGISSIAFHPLRHMAVTTSQGADFKVWVGSQEMQQKDRMHHAGWTCHSVGSYKKKAMTAAAFSGDGSVLAVAAERVITLWDPEKNILVATVGDSLEPISWLAFIGKSEYIVTTSQGSNAQVSVWSMSKLSVSWSYRLKIEAVTCAMDDSSFAILVLLPKSVGYGATTPAGDGVILLFSAGDPVPVASWFVRKAKGASLAFVRGSPKSEDDGRSVQLLLAYLNVDHEYVLFDPFDSHTHIHKISRGNLADVEETGKFGYASIYGDLPEFGLERKQVPSITSVPSGRYWETLFSGPSHNLPPLTKLCSTFLESLLQKRSSAVE; encoded by the exons ATGATTACAGGCGGAAGAAGCTTAATTTCTTCATCGCCGGCGTTTTCAAATGATGCAAAGAAGCTTCTCGTATGTACCGGAAACACCATTTCCATTTTCAGCACATCTACTGGCTTACAG ATTGCTGAATTGGAAGgacataaaggattggtgacatcGGTAGTGGTAGTACCGTCTACTAGTCCGGCAGGAAAGATATTGTGTTACTGTTGGACTGCGTCGGAGGATGGTACTATTAAATATTGGGATTTTTCGGTACCAGAGCTGATAAgaagtattgatgttcagtttccCATCCACTCAATg GTAATTCCAGGTTTATCATTACAACCGACAGAGAGTAGCGAAAAGGCTTCTGATCTTTTTGCATATGTATCTATCAGAGTTTTGAAAGAACAGCAGGGAGAGAGTAATGCTTCATGGTGTCAGATAAGGAAGTGTAACTTAACCAAATCTACTTTGGTTGGTGGAGTGACTCTCGCTGAG AGTCAAAAAAACACACTATCAATAACACTAAGTTCTACTGGAAGATACATGGGCATCTGTGACAAGCGCAAGCTTCGCATATGGGAAATACCAGCAAAAGATTCTGATCAAGCAGTGCTTAAGAAAATCAGGTTACATCATACGAAAGCCGTGAGCACTCTAGCTTTTCATCCAACAGACAGAATTGTTGCAGCTGGAGATGTAACTGGAAGGATCTTAATATGGAGGGGTGTTGGGGATCATAGTTTCTCATCGGGAAATAAACAGAGAGGAGGACTGATGAAGGACATTGAGGAAAAGCCCGGAGTTAGGGGGGAAGATGATGCTGATTCTTGTACCACAAGGCACTGGCACTCTGCAGAAGTGAaagttctctttttttcttccgACGGTGCCTATCTCTACTCAG GTGGGAAGGAAGGAGTTCTCGTGGTTTGGCAGTTAGACACAGGGAAGCAAAAATTCCTCCCGCGAATAGGATCCCCCCTTTTGTATTTTACCATCTCATCTGATCCTTCTCTGTCCTCT ATATCTTGTGCAGATAATCGAATCTACCTTCTTAAAATGCCTTCGATGGAAGTATTGAGATCCATTCAAGGAATCAAG CTTCGTAGCACGGTCTTGGATATGTCTGATGGCTCATCTGAAGGAATTGTTTTTGACTCTGCCGCGGGGCTAGTTGCCGTATGTTCAGAAAATTACTGTATCCAGTTCTATAGCTTGTTTAATGACCGTGAGGTTTCTGAG GTTCTAGTTTGTGAAAGAAGCCACCAACCAGCTGATGAAGTCACG GTCATCGTGGATTTGGTCGCCCTGTCTCCAGAGGGTTCCATCATGATTACTGTAGAAACAAGGTTTGCTGAAGAAGGAATAGGAGGTCTTGTAAGTCTGAAGTTTTGGTCATGCAGCTCTTCAAATAAAGACTTCAGCTTATCCACAGTTGTCTATGAGCCCCACAG AGATTCTGGTATTTCGTCCATTGCTTTCCATCCTTTGCGTCACATGGCTGTTACCACCTCACAGGGTGCTGATTTCAAG GTTTGGGTCGGCAGTCAGGAGATGCAACAAAAAGACCGGATGCACCACGCTGGATGGACATGTCATTCTGTTGGTTCTTACAA GAAAAAGGCAATGACAGCGGCTGCCTTTTCCGGAGATGGTTCTGTGCTGGCTGTTGCTGCAGAAAGAGTTATTACGTTGTGGGATCCAGAGAAGAATATTCTTGTGGCGACAGTTGGGGACAGTCTTGAG CCAATCTCTTGGTTAGCATTTATTGGGAAGTCAGAGTATATTGTAACCACATCGCAAGGTTCTAATGCACAAGTATCAGTGTGGAGCATGTCAAAACTGTCTGTATCATGGTCTTACAGGCTTAAGATAGAAG CTGTAACTTGTGCGATGGATGACTCCTCGTTTGCCATCCTGGTCCTTCTCCCAAAGTCAGTTGGATATGGGGCCACAACTCCGGCTGGGGATGGTGTGATCTTATTATTCAGCGCTGGAGATCCTGTTCCCGTAGCAAGCTGGTTTGTAAGAAAG GCAAAAGGTGCTTCACTTGCTTTCGTTCGCGGAAGTCCCAAGTCGGAGGATGATGGCAGATCAGTGCAGTTGCTGTTAGCGTATCTAAACGTTGATCATGAATATGTGCTTTTTGATCCATTCGACAGTCACACCCACATACATAAGATAAGCCGAGGAAATCTTGCTGATGTTGAGGAAACAG GGAAGTTCGGTTATGCATCTATCTATGGGGACCTACCAGAATTTGGCTTAGAGAGAAAACAAGTTCCATCTATCACATCAGTACCATCAGGAAGATATTGGGAGACGCTTTTCAGTGGACCATCTCACAATCTTCCTCCTCTTACTAAATTGTGTTCTACATTCCTGGAATCATTATTGCAGAAGAGAAGTAGTGCAGTTGAGTGA